One stretch of Methanobacteriaceae archaeon DNA includes these proteins:
- a CDS encoding ATP-grasp domain-containing protein — translation MKVLIFEYATVMGLEDPEFLFEGRAMLEGLLDDFNKIEHSIKHSIGLSRTFEVSYLIAEKLLKNEYLQKWDACDPLTVNFNPKNCSDLENWLESNISNFEACIFVAAEEDMELYKLTKIIENNGVTVLGSTSDAVLKCSDKLETYEHLKKIQNQINKNYKNTNININLINTYKIDLDEFRNELKEKNHLKSSNKILYKLSDKFSNLFYNNKKMIIKPADGVACQGIKVLNSIEELYESLKSMETSLPHVLLQDFVEGQACSVSLLSNGINAVPISLNLQKIEFDDGELEYSGGKVPWDHPLKYEALGIAKNIVESIDGLKGYVGVDLILSDKIYFIEINSRLTTPYVALRNLMDINLGLAIADSARGNLPSDLNLSGCSEFQKGAEKLDIIIKN, via the coding sequence TTGAAAGTTCTTATTTTCGAATATGCAACAGTAATGGGCCTGGAAGATCCTGAATTTTTATTTGAAGGCAGGGCCATGTTGGAAGGCCTTCTGGACGATTTTAATAAAATAGAACATTCAATTAAACATTCTATAGGACTGTCTAGAACCTTCGAAGTTAGTTATTTAATTGCCGAAAAATTATTGAAAAATGAATATTTACAAAAATGGGATGCATGTGATCCTTTAACTGTAAATTTTAATCCTAAAAATTGTTCTGATTTAGAAAATTGGCTGGAATCAAATATTTCTAACTTTGAAGCTTGCATATTTGTAGCGGCTGAAGAAGATATGGAACTTTATAAATTAACTAAAATAATTGAGAATAATGGTGTAACTGTACTGGGATCAACTTCAGATGCTGTTTTAAAATGTTCGGATAAATTAGAAACTTATGAACATCTTAAAAAGATTCAGAATCAAATTAATAAAAACTATAAAAACACCAATATTAATATAAATCTCATAAATACCTATAAAATTGATTTAGATGAATTTAGGAATGAATTAAAAGAAAAAAATCATCTTAAATCATCAAATAAAATACTCTATAAATTATCAGATAAATTCTCTAATTTATTTTATAATAATAAGAAAATGATTATTAAACCGGCTGATGGAGTTGCTTGCCAGGGAATAAAAGTTTTAAATTCCATTGAAGAACTTTATGAATCGTTAAAATCTATGGAAACATCACTTCCTCATGTTTTACTTCAAGATTTTGTGGAAGGTCAGGCCTGCAGTGTCAGCTTACTTTCTAATGGTATTAATGCCGTTCCTATTAGCTTGAATCTTCAAAAAATTGAATTTGATGATGGTGAGCTAGAATATAGTGGTGGTAAAGTTCCCTGGGATCACCCCTTAAAATATGAAGCATTAGGTATTGCTAAAAATATTGTGGAGTCTATTGATGGCCTTAAAGGTTATGTGGGTGTTGATTTGATTCTTTCGGATAAAATTTATTTTATAGAAATTAACTCTCGCCTTACCACACCCTATGTGGCTTTAAGAAATTTAATGGATATTAATCTGGGGCTAGCAATTGCTGATTCAGCTAGGGGAAATCTTCCAAGTGATTTAAATCTTTCTGGATGTTCTGAATTCCAAAAAGGGGCTGAAAAATTGGATATTATCATTAAAAACTAA
- a CDS encoding nucleotide sugar dehydrogenase — MTEEGCNIVIFGLGHIGLPTASLFAKNGFKVVGVDINQSTVENVNSGISPIMEPGLNELVNEVVFSGNLRATTNASEAVKNSNVLIVIVPTPVDQNKCSDLSAVISACKMISNGLKKGDLVIIESTIPPGTCENVVIPILEESGLNSINDFKVAYTPERALPYNTLYEMTHNARVIGGIDAESSKKAVFLYEKITKGEVITVKDLMTAEMVKLMENTYRDTNIALANELAMVCESVGIDAIDAIKAANFHPRVDIHTPGPGVGGHCLSIDPYFIVEMAEETENPSKLIKTARNINEHMPHHVAHIIEKALQEVDKSLNGSTIGVLGVAYKGNVADARETPAEPLIRELSSQDARVMAHDPHVNSEIIMAMGAEPVSLEEALKCDCVVLITDHREYFDITPEMIEKSVFVCTRPILDPEKFREEGVIFKGVGRP, encoded by the coding sequence ATGACTGAAGAAGGCTGTAACATAGTTATATTTGGTTTAGGCCATATAGGGCTGCCAACTGCTTCACTTTTTGCAAAAAATGGTTTTAAAGTAGTGGGTGTTGACATAAATCAGAGTACTGTTGAAAATGTTAATTCTGGTATTTCTCCCATAATGGAACCTGGGTTAAATGAACTGGTAAATGAAGTAGTGTTTAGTGGTAATTTAAGGGCTACTACAAATGCTTCAGAAGCTGTTAAGAATTCTAATGTGCTGATTGTTATTGTACCTACTCCCGTAGATCAAAATAAATGCTCAGACCTTTCTGCAGTAATATCTGCTTGTAAAATGATTTCTAATGGCCTTAAAAAAGGAGATCTGGTCATAATTGAAAGTACAATTCCACCAGGAACCTGTGAAAATGTGGTAATCCCTATTTTAGAGGAAAGTGGCCTTAACTCTATAAATGACTTTAAAGTTGCTTATACTCCTGAAAGAGCTCTTCCTTATAACACATTATATGAAATGACCCATAATGCTCGAGTTATTGGAGGTATTGATGCTGAAAGCTCAAAAAAAGCTGTTTTTTTGTATGAAAAAATCACTAAAGGTGAAGTTATCACTGTCAAGGATTTAATGACTGCTGAAATGGTTAAATTAATGGAAAACACTTATAGGGACACTAATATTGCTCTGGCCAATGAACTAGCCATGGTTTGTGAGTCTGTGGGAATAGATGCTATTGATGCAATTAAAGCAGCTAATTTCCATCCAAGAGTAGATATTCACACCCCTGGGCCAGGTGTAGGTGGTCATTGTCTATCTATTGACCCTTATTTCATTGTAGAGATGGCTGAAGAAACGGAAAATCCTTCAAAGTTAATTAAAACAGCAAGAAATATTAATGAGCATATGCCTCACCATGTAGCACATATAATTGAAAAAGCACTTCAAGAAGTTGATAAATCATTAAATGGTTCTACTATTGGTGTTTTAGGTGTTGCATATAAGGGAAATGTGGCGGATGCTCGGGAAACGCCGGCTGAACCTCTTATCAGGGAATTATCTTCTCAAGACGCTAGAGTCATGGCCCATGATCCCCATGTAAATTCTGAAATAATCATGGCCATGGGCGCAGAACCAGTTTCCTTAGAAGAAGCATTAAAATGTGATTGTGTTGTTTTAATCACAGATCATAGAGAGTACTTTGATATAACTCCTGAAATGATTGAAAAATCAGTTTTTGTCTGCACTAGGCCCATTTTAGACCCGGAAAAGTTCAGAGAGGAGGGTGTTATTTTTAAGGGAGTTGGAAGGCCTTGA